The proteins below are encoded in one region of Borrelia duttonii Ly:
- the fliH gene encoding flagellar assembly protein FliH: protein MPKVLYKSKEIVNAVKLEFVEIANPLFKSLEVKRKENEIFDVESRSVKLRNELETLMSQKAKLQEELEHEHELIKAEIDAECSKILEKAREQANEIVSLANEKAESLQKEAEDKKGAIERESNLEIQRIIKEHEEKLKRELEIETEKGRNEGYDDGFQKGREDFDKILGKLNGIISSLIAKRKEILESSGEHIMNLVMQIAVKVVKKIIDSQKGVVIENVNEALKKIKSKTSIIIRVNLDDIDVVSHQKHEFISKFDFIENLEIVEDVNIGKGGCIIETDFGEIDARISSQLDRIEERFKNFSSIF from the coding sequence TTGCCTAAGGTTTTATATAAATCAAAAGAAATTGTAAATGCAGTAAAGTTAGAGTTTGTTGAAATTGCAAATCCTCTCTTTAAATCATTAGAAGTTAAGAGAAAAGAAAATGAAATTTTTGATGTAGAGAGTCGTAGTGTTAAGCTTCGTAATGAGCTTGAAACTTTAATGAGTCAAAAGGCAAAACTACAAGAAGAACTTGAACATGAACATGAACTTATTAAGGCAGAAATTGATGCTGAATGTTCTAAAATTCTTGAGAAAGCTAGGGAACAGGCTAATGAAATAGTGAGTTTGGCTAATGAGAAAGCTGAAAGTTTACAAAAAGAGGCTGAAGATAAAAAAGGAGCAATTGAGAGAGAATCTAATTTGGAAATTCAAAGGATAATTAAAGAACATGAAGAAAAATTAAAGAGAGAACTTGAAATTGAGACTGAAAAAGGGAGAAATGAAGGATATGATGATGGATTTCAAAAGGGACGTGAAGATTTTGATAAAATACTTGGGAAATTGAATGGTATTATATCTTCTTTGATTGCAAAAAGAAAGGAAATTCTTGAGTCCTCAGGTGAACACATAATGAATCTTGTAATGCAAATTGCAGTTAAAGTGGTTAAAAAAATCATAGATTCTCAAAAAGGTGTTGTTATAGAAAATGTAAATGAGGCTTTAAAAAAAATAAAAAGTAAAACTAGTATTATTATTCGTGTGAATCTCGATGATATAGATGTTGTAAGTCATCAAAAACATGAATTTATTTCTAAATTTGATTTTATAGAAAATCTTGAAATTGTTGAGGACGTTAATATAGGAAAGGGTGGATGTATTATTGAGACTGATTTTGGTGAGATAGATGCACGAATTTCATCTCAACTTGATAGGATAGAGGAGAGATTTAAAAATTTTTCTTCTATATTCTAG